Proteins from one Thalassophryne amazonica chromosome 20, fThaAma1.1, whole genome shotgun sequence genomic window:
- the LOC117501714 gene encoding transmembrane protein 54-like isoform X2 yields the protein MTSKGLCCDSLEEPKVLMKMGLSIVLVGHVNFLLGALVHGVVLRHINLHKQAQAMEYAISNVIALSSGLVTRSVFTLSFVAAAMAAASVIGLFVSVVRAIIHSGRSLLTHCRFPDAIGYSSVTNECPFDPTRIYSTTLILWVPLIVTCIVQLVFCARCFSVCMSFLGLLCCQRRKRLRNYIKARLDADTISRYSQHRQQTSLHFNKINTARPTERAAPSSYIEPERRPLHSPPPQSSLPPAAPPPPRQLHRQHRSLPPPERQPHRPPHRQRSDRGRSEPRAGDQRGAREQHQLLERGALERSSFWV from the exons ATGACCAGTAAAG GATTGTGTTGTGACAGCCTGGAGGAACCCAAAGTTCTGATGAAGATGGGTCTGAGCATTGTCCTCGTTGGCCATGTCAACTTCTTGTTGGGAGCGCTGGTCCATGGTGTGGTGTTGAGACACATCAACCTTCACAAGCAGGCCCAGGCCATGGAGTACGCCATCTCCAATGTGATTGCCCTCAGCTCCGGCCTGGTG ACGCGGTCAGTCTTCACCCTCAGTTTCGTGGCTGCGGCCATGGCGGCGGCTTCGGTCATCGGATTGTTCGTGTCTGTGGTGAGGGCCATCATTCACAGTGGGCGGAGCCTCCTGACTCACTGCCGCTTTCCTGACGCCATCGGTTACTCCAGCGTCACTAACGAGTGTCCTTTTGACCCCACCCGCATCTAC AGCACCACCCTGATCCTGTGGGTGCCACTTATCGTGACCTGCATCGTCCAGCTGGTGTTTTGCGCCCGCTGCTTCTCTGTCTGCATGTCATTCCTCGGCCTGCTTTGCTGTCAACGCAGGAAACGACTCAGAAATTACATCAAAGCG agaCTTGATGCTGACACCATAAGTAGGTATTCACAGCACAGACAACAGACATCTCTACATTTTAACAAG aTTAACACGGCGAGGCCGACGGAGCGAGCCGCTCCCTCCAGCTACATTGAGCCCGAGAGACGGCCGCTTCACTCCCCTCCTCCTCAATCTTCTCTTCCTcccgctgctcctcctcctcctcggcaACTCCATCGCCAGCACAGAAGTCTCCCTCCTCCTGAGAGGCAGCCTCACCGCCCGCCGCACAGGCAAAGGTCAGACAGAGGAAGGTCAGAGCCCCGGGCTGGCGACCAGCGAGGGGCCCGAGAGCAGCACCAGCTCCTGGAGAGGGGCGCACTGGAGAGGTCCAGCTTCTGGGTTTAA
- the LOC117501714 gene encoding transmembrane protein 54-like isoform X1, producing the protein MTSKGLCCDSLEEPKVLMKMGLSIVLVGHVNFLLGALVHGVVLRHINLHKQAQAMEYAISNVIALSSGLVAIVVGILAVVLSKNKKSKNLTRSVFTLSFVAAAMAAASVIGLFVSVVRAIIHSGRSLLTHCRFPDAIGYSSVTNECPFDPTRIYSTTLILWVPLIVTCIVQLVFCARCFSVCMSFLGLLCCQRRKRLRNYIKARLDADTISRYSQHRQQTSLHFNKINTARPTERAAPSSYIEPERRPLHSPPPQSSLPPAAPPPPRQLHRQHRSLPPPERQPHRPPHRQRSDRGRSEPRAGDQRGAREQHQLLERGALERSSFWV; encoded by the exons ATGACCAGTAAAG GATTGTGTTGTGACAGCCTGGAGGAACCCAAAGTTCTGATGAAGATGGGTCTGAGCATTGTCCTCGTTGGCCATGTCAACTTCTTGTTGGGAGCGCTGGTCCATGGTGTGGTGTTGAGACACATCAACCTTCACAAGCAGGCCCAGGCCATGGAGTACGCCATCTCCAATGTGATTGCCCTCAGCTCCGGCCTGGTG GCCATTGTTGTTGGCATTCTGGCTGTTGTCCTGTCTAAGAACAAGAAGAGCAAAAACCTG ACGCGGTCAGTCTTCACCCTCAGTTTCGTGGCTGCGGCCATGGCGGCGGCTTCGGTCATCGGATTGTTCGTGTCTGTGGTGAGGGCCATCATTCACAGTGGGCGGAGCCTCCTGACTCACTGCCGCTTTCCTGACGCCATCGGTTACTCCAGCGTCACTAACGAGTGTCCTTTTGACCCCACCCGCATCTAC AGCACCACCCTGATCCTGTGGGTGCCACTTATCGTGACCTGCATCGTCCAGCTGGTGTTTTGCGCCCGCTGCTTCTCTGTCTGCATGTCATTCCTCGGCCTGCTTTGCTGTCAACGCAGGAAACGACTCAGAAATTACATCAAAGCG agaCTTGATGCTGACACCATAAGTAGGTATTCACAGCACAGACAACAGACATCTCTACATTTTAACAAG aTTAACACGGCGAGGCCGACGGAGCGAGCCGCTCCCTCCAGCTACATTGAGCCCGAGAGACGGCCGCTTCACTCCCCTCCTCCTCAATCTTCTCTTCCTcccgctgctcctcctcctcctcggcaACTCCATCGCCAGCACAGAAGTCTCCCTCCTCCTGAGAGGCAGCCTCACCGCCCGCCGCACAGGCAAAGGTCAGACAGAGGAAGGTCAGAGCCCCGGGCTGGCGACCAGCGAGGGGCCCGAGAGCAGCACCAGCTCCTGGAGAGGGGCGCACTGGAGAGGTCCAGCTTCTGGGTTTAA
- the LOC117501834 gene encoding gap junction beta-3 protein-like: MDWKFLQGLLSGVNKYSTAFGRIWLSVVFVFRVLVFVVAAERVWSDDQGHFDCNTRQPGCTNICYDYFFPISHIRLWALQLIFVTCPSFMVVLHVAYREDRERKYRAKHGEHTRLYDNPGQKHGGLWWTYLMSLFIKTAFEITFLYALHYIYDSFRLPRKVQCDVSPCPNLVDCYIARPTEKTIFSYFMVGASVLCVVLNICEIFYLIATRVVNLRLRRTAYTTSRKVRTNKDCDSCKSSHAS; this comes from the coding sequence ATGGATTGGAAGTTTCTTCAGGGTCTACTCAGCGGAGTCAACAAATACTCCACCGCCTTTGGACGCATCTGGCTGTCTGTGGTCTTTGTGTTTCGTGTGCTGGTCTTCGTGGTCGCCGCTGAGCGGGTGTGGAGCGACGACCAGGGGCACTTTGACTGCAACACCCGTCAGCCGGGTTGCACCAACATCTGCTATGATTACTTCTTCCCCATCTCCCACATCCGCCTTTGGGCTCTGCAGCTGATCTTCGTCACTTGCCCTTCCTTCATGGTGGTGCTGCACGTGGCCTACAGAGAAGATCGAGAGCGCAAGTATCGAGCCAAGCACGGCGAGCACACTCGGTTATACGACAACCCCGGCCAAAAGCACGGGGGCCTATGGTGGACTTACCTGATGAGCCTATTCATCAAGACGGCTTTCGAGATCACGTTTCTGTACGCGCTTCACTACATCTACGACAGCTTCAGGCTGCCCAGGAAAGTCCAGTGCGATGTCAGCCCCTGCCCCaatttggtggattgctacattgCTCGACCCACAGAGAAGACCATTTTCAGCTACTTCATGGTGGGAGCGTCCGTTTTGTGTGTGGTGCTCAACATCTGTGAGATCTTCTATTTGATTGCTACCCGGGTGGTAAATCTGAGACTACGACGCACTGCCTATACCACTTCTAGAAAGGTCCGCACCAACAAAGACTGTGATTCTTGCAAATCTTCACATGCATCATAG